In the Clostridium sporogenes genome, one interval contains:
- a CDS encoding FtsX-like permease family protein yields the protein MKNNAYKKSIKREILSSKARFISILVIIFLGVAFYSGIKSSGPDLKASINEFFREQNLMDSKIVSSIGFNNNDLKLLENNDKILEYSAMHNIDVNLTNINSVVKFMDYNPKEPTNINKFIVTEGRLPENSGEISLDENVLKENKNLKIGDDYIIESDEDLDKYFNKKTFQIVGFVQSPMYIENISRGTTTVGKGSVDYFAILNNNDISMNVYTEIYVRFKNVVGLDSYSDKYKETMEENNKYLESLYSNRVIERIEEVKLDGEKEVDKAYKKIEDGEKKLKDAQKEIDNGREKLLYGKNQYEKGVKKYQQEIKNGQLQLAESEKQLGSVQKELIKHKEQFLEGEKQLQIAKNKLNNSKQEFLNQGIDPTEGTKKYENQIDSLEVLITTYNTLSNDMKEIANNLEEGDKIPREKIQYWKSAISNPSLGLNGLSDMINNLEENSTNINLLLSISKGIESTSKNVSENKSKLEILVDGISKYQQGVIVYEEQFRRFNEESIKFKEAQEQLDKGKEELSKGKVDLEEGKKQGQLELDNAKKELDTSGQKLLDGEKEINKNKEKLINSRKKVDKEKVKLDDLKDSKYYFFDREDNPGYSTYKTSIESLDKIASVFPVFFFLVAALICLTTMTRMVEENRIEIGTLKALGYRNLEIASKFVVYAALASIAGSVIGILVGSNVLPYIINKAYSSTFTLPDVKINYYLYYIIQSLVASIFCTVGAALIVLRGELKENPSNLMRIKAPKLGKKILLERITVLWKRLNFNQKVTVRNLFRYKQRMLMTILGISGCMAMLVAGMALGKSNSSVMDIQFEKLFKYDAMVVFNYNNNEKEREEYNKSLNNLKGYESSLNIYQDAVTFSKEGINKQDAIMYIPENIDELNKYILLNNRENGTKYKLSNDGVIINEKLAKILGASVGDNITLTDSNNNSHKVKVENIVENYAGHYIYLSPSYYKKIFNSKPTYNAQLLKLNSDREDDNKISSTLMNNDKVINVTLTSKLRSLSESADLGLVMIVIIVASGSLAFVVLYNLININVSERIREISTIKVLGFYDNEVAMYIFRENIILTMLGILSGSFMGKLLYIFLVSTAEIDNMMMIPTVNSGSYVTSGLITVFFAILVMIFMHIKLKNVNMVDALKSIE from the coding sequence ATGAAAAATAATGCATATAAAAAATCAATAAAAAGAGAAATATTATCTTCAAAGGCAAGGTTTATTTCTATATTAGTCATTATATTTTTAGGCGTTGCCTTTTACTCTGGAATAAAATCAAGTGGACCGGATTTGAAAGCATCCATAAATGAATTTTTTAGGGAACAAAATTTAATGGATAGCAAGATAGTCTCCAGTATAGGCTTTAATAACAATGATTTAAAATTACTTGAAAATAATGATAAAATTCTAGAATATTCTGCAATGCATAATATAGATGTAAACTTAACTAATATAAATAGTGTTGTTAAGTTCATGGATTATAATCCTAAAGAACCTACTAATATAAATAAGTTTATTGTTACAGAAGGTAGACTACCCGAAAATAGTGGAGAGATATCTTTAGATGAAAATGTTTTAAAAGAAAATAAAAATCTAAAAATAGGTGATGATTACATAATAGAGTCTGATGAAGACTTAGATAAGTATTTTAATAAGAAAACTTTTCAAATTGTTGGATTTGTGCAAAGTCCTATGTATATAGAAAACATATCTAGAGGGACAACCACTGTTGGAAAAGGAAGTGTAGACTATTTTGCAATATTAAATAATAATGACATATCAATGAATGTATATACTGAAATATATGTGCGATTTAAAAATGTAGTTGGTCTTGACTCATATAGTGATAAGTATAAAGAGACTATGGAAGAAAATAATAAATATCTTGAAAGTTTATATTCAAATAGAGTTATAGAAAGAATCGAAGAAGTAAAATTAGATGGAGAAAAAGAGGTTGATAAAGCCTATAAAAAAATAGAAGATGGTGAGAAGAAGCTTAAAGATGCTCAAAAAGAAATAGATAATGGTAGAGAAAAACTTCTTTATGGTAAAAATCAATATGAAAAGGGTGTTAAAAAATATCAGCAAGAAATTAAAAATGGACAGTTACAACTAGCTGAAAGTGAAAAGCAGTTAGGGAGTGTACAAAAGGAGCTTATCAAACATAAAGAGCAGTTTTTAGAAGGTGAAAAGCAACTTCAAATAGCTAAAAATAAACTTAATAATTCAAAACAAGAATTCTTAAATCAAGGAATTGATCCTACTGAGGGCACAAAAAAGTATGAAAATCAAATAGATAGTTTAGAAGTTTTAATTACAACATATAATACACTTTCAAATGATATGAAAGAAATAGCAAATAACCTTGAAGAAGGTGACAAAATTCCCCGGGAAAAAATACAGTATTGGAAAAGTGCTATATCTAACCCTAGCTTAGGATTAAACGGTTTAAGTGATATGATAAATAACTTAGAGGAAAATTCAACGAATATTAATTTATTACTAAGCATTTCAAAAGGAATAGAAAGCACCAGTAAAAATGTAAGTGAAAATAAATCTAAGCTAGAAATTTTAGTAGATGGGATAAGTAAGTATCAGCAAGGTGTAATTGTTTATGAAGAACAATTTCGTAGGTTTAATGAGGAAAGTATAAAGTTTAAGGAAGCTCAAGAACAATTAGATAAAGGTAAAGAAGAACTTTCAAAAGGAAAAGTAGATCTTGAAGAAGGAAAAAAACAAGGCCAGTTAGAACTGGATAATGCTAAGAAAGAGCTTGATACTTCAGGGCAAAAACTTCTTGATGGGGAAAAAGAAATCAATAAAAATAAAGAAAAACTAATAAATAGTAGAAAAAAAGTAGATAAAGAGAAAGTGAAATTAGATGATTTAAAGGATAGTAAATATTATTTTTTTGATAGGGAAGATAACCCTGGTTACTCTACTTACAAAACTTCAATTGAAAGTTTAGACAAGATAGCTTCAGTATTTCCTGTATTTTTCTTCTTGGTAGCAGCACTTATATGCTTAACTACAATGACAAGAATGGTAGAAGAAAATAGGATAGAGATAGGAACATTAAAAGCCTTAGGATATAGAAATTTAGAAATAGCTAGCAAATTTGTGGTTTATGCAGCATTAGCTAGTATTGCTGGAAGTGTAATTGGTATATTAGTTGGAAGTAATGTACTTCCTTATATAATTAATAAAGCTTATTCATCTACATTTACTTTACCAGATGTAAAAATAAACTATTATCTATATTATATAATTCAATCTTTAGTGGCTTCAATATTTTGTACAGTAGGTGCAGCATTAATTGTATTAAGAGGAGAACTAAAAGAAAATCCTTCTAATTTAATGAGAATAAAAGCTCCAAAACTTGGTAAGAAGATATTGTTAGAAAGAATTACTGTTTTATGGAAAAGATTAAACTTCAATCAAAAAGTTACAGTTAGAAATCTTTTTAGATACAAACAAAGGATGTTAATGACTATTCTTGGTATATCAGGATGCATGGCCATGCTTGTTGCAGGAATGGCTCTTGGAAAATCTAATTCTTCAGTTATGGATATTCAATTTGAAAAGTTATTTAAATATGATGCTATGGTAGTGTTTAATTATAATAATAATGAAAAAGAACGTGAGGAATACAACAAATCTTTAAATAACTTAAAAGGATATGAAAGTAGCTTAAATATTTATCAAGATGCAGTTACTTTTAGCAAAGAAGGTATAAACAAACAGGATGCTATTATGTATATACCAGAAAATATAGATGAACTAAATAAATATATATTATTAAATAATAGAGAAAATGGTACTAAATATAAACTATCTAATGATGGGGTAATTATAAATGAAAAACTAGCAAAAATCTTAGGTGCATCTGTAGGGGATAATATAACTTTAACAGATTCAAATAATAATTCTCATAAAGTTAAGGTAGAGAATATAGTAGAAAATTATGCTGGACATTATATATATTTATCGCCATCATATTATAAAAAGATATTTAATAGTAAGCCTACATATAATGCACAATTACTAAAGCTAAATTCAGACAGAGAAGATGATAATAAAATATCATCTACCCTTATGAATAATGATAAAGTAATAAATGTTACTCTTACTTCAAAACTAAGAAGTTTAAGTGAATCTGCTGATTTAGGATTAGTTATGATAGTAATAATAGTTGCTTCGGGAAGTCTAGCATTTGTTGTACTATATAATTTAATAAACATAAATGTGTCTGAACGTATAAGGGAGATATCTACAATAAAGGTATTAGGTTTTTATGATAATGAAGTAGCAATGTATATATTTAGAGAAAATATAATACTAACAATGTTAGGAATACTTTCAGGTTCTTTTATGGGTAAACTATTATATATATTTTTAGTAAGCACAGCAGAAATAGATAATATGATGATGATACCAACTGTAAATAGTGGTAGTTATGTAACTTCGGGATTAATTACAGTGTTCTTTGCAATATTAGTTATGATATTTATGCATATAAAATTAAAAAATGTAAATATGGTGGATGCACTAAAATCTATAGAATAG
- a CDS encoding cyclopropane-fatty-acyl-phospholipid synthase family protein, producing the protein MAKLFLKKFLKSIFSDTFEVQFWDGTTEKFGEGNIRFKIILNDRISKSDILKDPFLTLGEAYMDNSIDFQGNVQEIIESVYKNKDSFLHKACLFEKLYKITPHSIKSSKNDIQHHYDLGNDFYKLWLDKTMNYSCSYFKSKDDSLYQAQINKVDYILKKLNLNSGQKLLDIGCGWGDLIITAAKEYNVKALGITLSNEQFDRVNERIKENNLEGQVEVKLLDYRELLKTGEKFHRISSVGMLEHVGRKNIPLYMNNVSELLEENGVCLLHCITAQKECEGNQWIKKYIFPGGYIPSTRELVYTMAENDLHLIDLESLRLHYCKTLECWAKNFENSLAEVRKLGFDDKFIRMWRLYLNACAASFHYGVIDLHQFLLTKGLNNEIPMTRDYLYK; encoded by the coding sequence ATGGCAAAGTTATTTTTAAAAAAGTTTTTAAAAAGCATATTCTCAGATACTTTTGAAGTTCAATTTTGGGATGGAACAACAGAAAAATTTGGTGAAGGAAATATAAGATTTAAAATAATATTAAATGACCGCATATCTAAAAGTGATATTTTAAAAGATCCTTTCCTAACTTTGGGTGAAGCATATATGGATAATAGTATAGATTTTCAGGGTAATGTCCAAGAAATTATAGAATCGGTTTATAAAAATAAAGATAGTTTCCTACATAAAGCTTGCCTATTTGAAAAACTATACAAAATTACTCCACACTCTATAAAAAGCAGTAAAAATGATATACAACATCACTATGATCTCGGTAATGATTTCTATAAATTATGGTTAGATAAAACCATGAACTATTCTTGTTCCTACTTTAAATCCAAAGATGATTCCCTATACCAAGCTCAGATAAATAAAGTTGATTATATATTAAAAAAATTAAATTTAAATTCAGGACAAAAACTATTGGATATAGGTTGTGGCTGGGGAGATCTTATAATAACTGCAGCAAAAGAATATAATGTTAAAGCATTAGGAATAACTTTAAGCAATGAACAATTTGATAGAGTCAATGAACGAATAAAAGAAAATAATCTTGAAGGCCAAGTAGAAGTTAAATTATTAGATTATAGAGAACTACTAAAAACAGGAGAAAAATTTCATAGAATTTCTAGTGTAGGTATGTTAGAGCATGTAGGAAGAAAAAATATTCCTCTTTATATGAATAATGTTAGTGAACTTTTAGAAGAAAATGGTGTATGTTTGCTCCACTGTATAACAGCTCAAAAAGAATGTGAAGGTAATCAATGGATAAAAAAATACATATTCCCCGGCGGATATATTCCTTCTACAAGAGAACTAGTTTACACCATGGCTGAAAATGACTTACATTTAATAGATTTGGAAAGTTTACGCCTACATTACTGCAAAACCTTAGAATGTTGGGCTAAAAACTTTGAAAATTCTTTAGCTGAAGTTCGTAAGCTAGGTTTTGATGATAAGTTTATTAGAATGTGGAGATTATATCTAAATGCCTGCGCTGCTTCCTTCCATTATGGAGTAATAGATTTACATCAATTTTTATTAACAAAAGGATTAAATAATGAAATTCCTATGACAAGGGACTACTTATATAAATAA
- a CDS encoding TetR/AcrR family transcriptional regulator — protein MVGIKGNRRILYTKKVIKESLIELLQHKKIHEVTVTDICKNANINRGTFYSHYKDTYDLLKSIEDELFNQILEYIEETPVEDYKNILLLKALELIDANKKLCKILFSKQMENNIMDRIIYVANKAEIDKLISSSKINDVFLEYFIKYSVGGVFSVIQTWLENDLNESPQEITNIINDIISFYY, from the coding sequence ATGGTAGGCATTAAAGGAAATAGAAGAATTTTATACACTAAAAAAGTAATAAAAGAAAGTTTAATTGAGCTACTTCAGCATAAAAAAATTCACGAAGTTACCGTTACTGATATTTGTAAAAATGCAAACATTAATAGAGGAACTTTTTACAGTCATTACAAGGATACCTATGATTTGCTTAAATCAATAGAAGATGAACTATTTAATCAAATCTTAGAATATATTGAGGAAACTCCAGTGGAAGATTACAAGAATATTTTATTACTTAAAGCTCTCGAATTGATTGATGCAAATAAAAAATTATGCAAGATACTATTCAGTAAACAAATGGAAAATAACATTATGGATCGTATTATTTACGTAGCAAATAAAGCTGAAATTGATAAGCTAATTAGTAGTTCAAAGATTAACGATGTATTTTTAGAGTATTTTATAAAATACTCTGTAGGGGGTGTTTTTTCAGTTATTCAAACATGGCTAGAAAATGATTTAAATGAATCCCCCCAAGAAATAACCAATATTATAAATGATATTATATCCTTTTACTATTAA
- a CDS encoding cyclopropane-fatty-acyl-phospholipid synthase family protein: protein MEKLFLKKFLKNIFSDTFEVQFWDSTTEKIGEGNVKFKTIINERLSKSDILRDPFLTFGEAYMNNVIDFQGNVQEIIESVYKNKDSFLHKAGLFEKLYKVTPHSIKNSKNDIKQHYDLGNDFYKLWLDKTMNYSCSYFKSKEDSLYQAQLNKVDHILKKLNLHSGQRLLDIGCGWGDLIITAAEKYNVKSLGITLSTEQFNSVNERIKENHLEGQVEVRLLDYRELLKTGEKFHRVVSVGMLEHVGRKNIPVYMNAVSDLLEENGVSLLHCITAQTESEANQWIKKYIFPGGYIPSIRELVYTMAENDLHLIDLESLRLHYCKTLECWAANFENSLDEVKKLGFDDKFIRMWRLYLNSCAASFHYGVIDLHQFLLTKGLNNEIPMTRDYLYK from the coding sequence ATGGAAAAATTATTTTTGAAAAAATTTTTAAAAAATATATTCTCAGATACCTTTGAAGTACAATTCTGGGATAGTACAACTGAAAAAATTGGTGAAGGAAATGTAAAATTTAAAACAATTATAAATGAACGTCTATCTAAAAGTGATATTTTAAGAGATCCCTTTTTAACTTTTGGTGAAGCATATATGAATAACGTTATAGATTTTCAAGGTAATGTTCAAGAAATTATAGAATCAGTATACAAAAATAAGGATAGTTTCTTACATAAAGCTGGTTTATTTGAAAAGCTATATAAAGTTACTCCTCATTCCATAAAAAACAGTAAAAATGATATAAAACAACATTATGACCTAGGTAATGATTTCTATAAATTATGGTTAGATAAAACAATGAACTACTCTTGTTCTTACTTTAAATCAAAGGAAGATTCCTTATATCAAGCTCAACTAAATAAAGTTGATCACATCTTAAAAAAATTAAATTTGCATTCTGGCCAAAGATTATTAGATATAGGTTGTGGCTGGGGAGATCTTATAATAACTGCAGCAGAAAAATATAACGTTAAATCACTTGGTATAACTTTAAGCACCGAACAATTTAATAGTGTAAATGAAAGAATAAAAGAGAATCATCTTGAAGGTCAAGTAGAAGTCAGATTATTAGATTACAGAGAACTATTAAAAACCGGCGAAAAATTTCACAGAGTTGTTAGTGTAGGTATGTTAGAGCATGTAGGAAGAAAAAATATTCCTGTTTATATGAATGCTGTAAGTGATTTATTAGAAGAAAATGGAGTATCCTTACTTCACTGTATAACAGCTCAAACAGAAAGTGAAGCTAATCAATGGATAAAAAAATACATATTCCCTGGTGGATATATACCATCTATAAGAGAACTAGTTTATACCATGGCTGAAAATGACTTACATTTAATTGATTTGGAAAGCTTACGTCTACATTATTGTAAAACTTTAGAATGTTGGGCTGCAAACTTTGAAAATTCTTTAGACGAAGTAAAAAAATTAGGCTTTGATGATAAATTTATTAGAATGTGGAGATTATATCTAAATTCTTGTGCAGCTTCATTTCATTATGGAGTAATAGATTTACATCAATTTTTATTGACAAAGGGATTGAATAACGAAATTCCTATGACAAGAGATTACTTATATAAATAA
- a CDS encoding ABC transporter ATP-binding protein has product MAYIEIRDEYKRYKVGENIIIANNGINFSIEKGEFVIILGPSGAGKTTVLNVLGGMDTCDEGKVIIDDVDISKFNSKQLTTYRRYDVGFVFQFYNLVQNLTAKENVELAMQISKNALDVDKTLELVGLSHRKDNFPSQLSGGEQQRVSIARAIAKNPKLLLCDEPTGALDYKTGKQILKTLKDTCKNMGTTVIIITHNSALAPIADKVISIKDAKVKSIEVNENPVSVESIEW; this is encoded by the coding sequence ATGGCATATATAGAAATAAGAGATGAATATAAAAGATATAAGGTTGGAGAAAATATTATCATAGCAAACAACGGTATTAACTTTTCAATAGAAAAGGGTGAGTTTGTTATTATTCTAGGACCAAGCGGTGCTGGTAAAACCACTGTATTAAATGTACTTGGGGGAATGGATACCTGTGATGAAGGAAAGGTAATTATTGATGATGTTGATATATCTAAGTTTAATAGTAAACAGCTTACAACTTACAGAAGGTATGATGTAGGATTTGTATTCCAGTTTTATAATTTGGTTCAAAACTTAACAGCAAAAGAAAATGTGGAACTTGCTATGCAAATTTCAAAAAATGCTTTAGATGTTGATAAGACACTTGAGTTAGTTGGACTTAGTCATAGAAAAGATAATTTCCCATCCCAATTATCAGGAGGGGAACAACAAAGAGTATCTATAGCAAGAGCTATAGCTAAAAATCCTAAATTGCTTTTATGTGATGAGCCAACTGGTGCCCTTGACTATAAAACAGGAAAACAGATTTTAAAAACCCTAAAGGATACATGTAAAAATATGGGGACGACAGTAATTATTATAACTCATAATTCAGCCCTTGCACCAATTGCAGATAAAGTTATAAGTATTAAGGATGCAAAGGTTAAAAGCATAGAAGTGAATGAGAATCCTGTTTCAGTTGAATCTATAGAGTGGTAG